A portion of the bacterium genome contains these proteins:
- a CDS encoding class I SAM-dependent rRNA methyltransferase, with product MTTARPACSVIVKPGREDAEPGRHPWIFKGSIARVMGYHAPGDPCAFTTEGGVALGWGYVNTRSLLAGRIVSLEGPVTRRLLHERLGEAVAARTALGLGDGGPLGRAGEERTDCYRLVNSEGDGLPGLIIDRYGTGLVLQFLTAGAERWRQDVIDALTGHLAPTFIYERSDSRTRTDEGLEAARGLLSGALTDPVLVRENGLVYETSPEAGHKTGLYLDQRENRALVGTLARDRRVLNCFAYTGGFSLTAAAGGAENVVSVDASKSACAAAERNLRRNGFPEAAGLVQREDVFRFLRPGRDRYDLVILDPPKFARSQRELDGAERGYREINRLGIDKLAPGGLLLTFSCSQAMNLMRFQQVAQEAVLAAGRRARVLRRLSGGPDHPWMLGHREGEYLKGLLLLVS from the coding sequence ATGACCACCGCGCGCCCCGCCTGCTCCGTCATCGTGAAACCGGGCCGCGAGGACGCGGAGCCCGGACGGCACCCCTGGATCTTCAAGGGCTCGATCGCCCGCGTGATGGGCTACCACGCGCCGGGCGACCCGTGCGCGTTCACGACCGAGGGCGGCGTCGCGCTGGGCTGGGGCTACGTCAACACGCGGTCGCTGCTGGCGGGCCGGATCGTGAGCCTCGAGGGGCCGGTGACGCGCCGCCTGCTGCACGAGCGCCTGGGCGAGGCCGTCGCCGCGCGCACCGCCCTGGGCCTGGGCGACGGCGGCCCGCTCGGCCGCGCGGGCGAGGAGCGGACCGACTGCTACCGACTGGTGAACTCCGAGGGCGACGGCCTGCCCGGCCTGATCATCGACCGCTACGGGACGGGCTTGGTCCTGCAGTTCCTGACCGCGGGCGCCGAACGCTGGCGGCAGGACGTGATCGACGCGCTGACCGGGCACCTGGCCCCGACCTTCATCTACGAGCGCAGCGATTCGCGGACCCGCACCGACGAGGGGCTCGAGGCGGCCCGGGGCCTGCTGTCGGGCGCGCTGACCGATCCGGTGCTGGTGCGCGAGAACGGGCTGGTCTACGAAACCTCGCCCGAGGCCGGCCACAAGACCGGCCTCTACCTCGACCAGCGCGAGAACCGCGCGCTCGTCGGCACCCTGGCGCGCGACCGGCGCGTGCTGAACTGCTTCGCCTACACCGGCGGCTTCTCGCTGACGGCCGCCGCCGGCGGCGCCGAGAACGTGGTGTCGGTGGACGCTTCGAAGTCGGCCTGCGCGGCCGCGGAGCGCAACCTGCGGCGCAACGGCTTCCCCGAAGCGGCCGGCCTGGTGCAGCGCGAAGACGTGTTCCGCTTCCTGCGCCCGGGCCGCGACCGTTACGACCTGGTGATCCTCGACCCCCCGAAGTTCGCCCGCTCGCAGCGAGAGCTCGACGGCGCCGAACGCGGCTACCGCGAGATCAACCGCCTGGGCATCGACAAGCTGGCGCCCGGCGGTCTCCTGCTGACCTTCTCCTGCAGCCAGGCGATGAACCTGATGCGCTTCCAGCAGGTGGCCCAGGAAGCCGTGCTGGCCGCCGGCCGCCGCGCCCGCGTGCTCCGCCGCTTATCGGGCGGTCCGGATCACCCTTGGATGCTGGGCCACCGCGAGGGCGAGTACCTCAAGGGCTTGCTGCTGCTCGTGAGCTGA